The Deltaproteobacteria bacterium nucleotide sequence TAGAGAGTTTTACGTAACTCCTCGTCATTCCTACGAAAGTAGGAATCCAATTCCGATAAAAGTGAAAAATGAGACTAAGAGTCAGCAATATGGCCGCTGCCGCTGCTTGGTTACCTTTTGTTTTTTCTAATGTTTCTTTAACATATTTCATTTTTATCTCAGACAACTTATGTGACCCAGATGAAAGCATAGAAATTCGATTTGCTTCGTTCGCGAATATTGTTGCAGGTAAATGTTCTTTTTTAATTAGTTTTGAATCTGAAAGTGCAACAGCATGCATTATTGCGTTTTCTAGTTCACGAACTGGCGTGTCTTCAACAATCTATTATATGTAATAGAAAGTTCGTCTTCTAGTTTGGCTATTTCTTCAGGCAAACTAGGAAGAGCTGAAAAAATCTGCAATTCATTTTCAGACAAGTGCCAATCATTCAAAGGACGGCCTTCAAAAGTACATTCTTTATCACCCTTGCCAATACAGGTAATCTCTCGAACCAATACATCGACACCAAGAACTGCACTGGCAAAACCACTTGCCTGCCCTGCCAGAATATTGCAAACGCCATGATTGAGTGAAACATCTGCAACTTGTTGATAAATTTGTGCCTCTATTGAATGTATCCATTTGCCTTTAATAGAAAATTGTGCTTTTTCATTTGGCAAATAAAGATGAGTAATTTCTTCAGCGGCAAGACCAGTCTTTGCCTTCATAAAAGCACCAGCACGCAGTAACTCTTCATCTGAGGTCCAATTATATAGGTTACGTAATGCGGTTGCTACGACGACACCTGAACGATACCCCAGGCGAGATAAAATACGACTGGCGTGAGCCCCACCCAATGCCTCTTTTAAATCGCTCATCAATACTTCTAAAAATGGCAAACCAAAAATTGCTAATCTAAAAGAGTTAAAAAGAGGAAAGCCGTAATTTGGATCTATATCTAAAATTTCAGTGCCACGTAAATCACTTGCTTGCATTGCATAACTCTCAGTCTTTCTTTAATTGAGTCTTTCATTTTGAAACCGCATATTTTCATTTGTGGTTAACCTCTTCGCTACCAAGTCGGCGCTCTGTGCGTATTGATACTGTTTCTTGCAATAATCATCAAAAAAATCCTGCTCACCTGTTTTTTAGTACAAATATTTCGCAATGAGGAGTTTTAAGTGAAAACACTATTACGAATACTATCTCTACCGTTGTTAAAAATTTCAATAATACTTACCATCTGGAAACCAGCAACAGAAATTGCGACCACGTTGCTTAAGAGTTCTAGTGATTGGAAAAATATTGCCCTCGTTTTACATTTGTGTGCTTTTTTAATTTTTCCTTTAGGTTTTTTAATAAAGCAATGGCGCAAGTGGCTCTGGGGAGGGCTCGTACTGCTTGTACAAATTAGCACCACCATGATTGCTATCTTCTATGGTATGATACCCACCATTATATTCTTTGCGATGTTATCAATACTCACTTTTAAAGCATTGCTACAAAATAACTTAAACTTTTCAGGTAAAAACTGGGACAGAACATCATTTATACTATGTATATTTTTTATAGCATTTAGTTTGGCTTATCCACATTGGATCGAGCCCGTTTCTTTATCTAATATTCTTTTATTTTCCCCGCTAGGATTAGCTAATTGCCCCACCCTGCTGTTTACCTGTGGTTTTATGATACTGGCAGATAATTGTAGACCGAAATTTCTCTCATTTCTAGTTGCCTTTCTCACCATTTATTTTGGTTTTTTTTGGCATATTACGACTAAATGTATATATCGATGTGGTTCTAATTATTGCCGGATTTAATTTGTTAGCACAGTATTCTAAAGAGAATGCTGGCATAATATGGCCCTTTTCAAAAACAATTACCGCCGCTGTAGGCGCATTATTTTTTCTAATTAGTACCCAATCTGCATTTGCTAATAATGATACAGTGATTATAAATAAAACACCCACCAAAGCACCTTCGTTTACAATTAAAAGTGGTGACGATATTAAGCTTAATGAGACATCATTATTAGGTAAAATAACAATAATCTACTATGATTCTCAAGATACTGTATCTTTAAATCATGAAATAAAAAAAGCTCTACGCCAATGGCGTCTTAGCCTTACTGAGTATCAACGAAAACAAGTAACTATTTTACCAGTAATTGATGCTAGTTCTGCAAACTTTTTAACTTCAGGTATTTGGGCTTCTCGTTTACGAAGTAAATCTGAAGAAATGGGATATCAAATATATGGTGATTGGAATGGTAATATGGCTAAAACTTGGAAATTCGCAAAAGAAACGAGTTATCTGTCAGTTGCTGATCCAAATGTACAAATTACTTTACGCGCGATTGGCAAAATTTCAGAACAAGATTTTAAACAAATACTCGCTGTTATATCTAACTTGTTTAACGATTTATCAAAATATTAAATATTATCAAAAACTGATAAGCTATTTTATTCTTACGCTGCTGATTTTTCATGCGAGAACCAAACTTCTATTAGGGCCTCAATGGGCCATGGTTTCCTTTGGTTCTTCGAGGGGGCATAACCTATGCGTGGGGCCTCGATCGTGGGCCAAAAAATTAGCTGATGCTTTCCCTCGAACCTATTGCGTCTTGAGTAGCAAGCTCTTTGCCGGAGCTGCTTCTCTTCTCTGCCCATACCACTGCTAACTCTTGAACGTATGGCGCTATAATCTGGTAAAGCCATTGGCACTGTGTGCCTTCTTCGAGACACACGTGCCGTCTCCCTGGAATTAGTTGAATATATGCTACGAGCGCCTGGCCGTTGGTTTCGATTACATTGGTGTTCACTGACATGGGAGGACAACCGTTCTTTTTGCCAAGATCAAGCATTAAGAGTTGCAACTGCTTTGGAGTATTCTCGTTAGACGGCACTTTTCGTATGATACCTATGAGCCTTCTATAATACCTTGTATATCACGCAGGTGTTTATCAGATTGAGATACTAAAGGTAAAAGAATAAGGCTTACTTGATGATTAGTTGAGTAGAATTGCAATTTTATTCAAGAGAAATATTAAGTTGTACAATATTGCAATTCTTTAAAAGCTGAGGCAAGCATTGTAAGTAGTGGCTGTTTTTGCATCAGGCGGTCTTTATAGGGGTTGGTGTCACACCAAAAAAATATATTTAATAGTACTGACCAGGAGTACTAATGAAATTCAATCAAACCAGACAACAATTTACAAGTGATTATGATTGCATTGTGATAGGTGCCGGTAATGGCGGCCTCGCTTCTGCTCTACAATTAGCCAAAAAGGGCGTAAGAGTATTACTCGTAGAACAGCATAATCTTCCGGGCGGCTTCGCTTCGAGCTTTGTTCGCGGTCGCTTTGAATTCGAAATTGCTTTGCATGAAATAGCCGATGTGGGGCCATATTCGACCAAGCAGTCCCTGCGAGAGATGCTTGAGGATGATTTTGGCTTAAATATCGAATGGGTAGAAGTACCGGAGGCATATCATCTTATCATAGATGAAAAGAAAAACCCGCTTGATATCAAGGTGCCCTTTGGCCTTACTAATTTTATTAATACAGTTGAGCAAATTGCACCTGGTAGCCGAGAAGCTGTTACCAGATATATCGCCGTATGCAAAGAAGCAATCGATGGATTACTCTACCTCAAGCAAAGCAGGGGCAAACCCAATAAGCTGCACCTGATAAAAAACTATCCTAGTTTTATAAAGACTAGTGCCTATACTGTTGAAGAAGTATTGGATGCCATGCATATTTCACATGAGGCTAGGTCGGTCTTAAACGGCTATTGGTGCTATCTGGGGCTCCCTCCCAATCGTCTGGGTTTCACCCTTTTTGGTGCCATGCTTAACCGATATATCAGCACCTATGGTTTTATACCTCGCCTTCGTTCGCATGAACTCACCCTTAAGCTGGCTGAGAGGTTTAAGGAATGTGGTGGGCAAATAGCATTCAATACTCGAGTTGATAAAATCCTGGTTAAAGACGAACAGGTATATGGGATAGAAACCCATTGCCAAGAGGTGATCAATAGCAAGTATATAATCTGCAATCTTTCTCCGACCGTAGTTTTTAATAAGTTGATTCATCCCAAGACTCAGGTGCCCAAACAGGCCTTACGTGAATGTAATGCACGTCTACACGGCTCAAGTGCTTTCGTGGTTTATATGGGTTTGGATGCTCTCCCTAAAGAAATTGGGCTTGATTCATATAGCTACTTTATTATGGACAATCATGATATCAACGATATCTACAACAGCTTTGGCCGACTAGAAGCCCCTTTAGGTCAGGCTACAGTATGTCTTAACAATGCTATCCCAGACTGTTCCCCACCTGGGACATCGATTGTTTCGATCACTACCCTATTCCAGCCGCATGTTTGGCAAGGGGTAAGGCAAGAAGATTATTTTAAGTTAAAATCAGAGATAGCCGCAGGTTTAATTGAAAAGCTCGAGAAGGCTACTGGAGCCTCGATTCGCAAATACATTGAAGAGATCGAAATCGCCACCCCTCAGACAATGGCACGTTATACAAGCAGCTATGAGGGTATTGTCTATGGATATGAACCCGAGCCATGGGATTCAATTATAGCGCGTATGAAGGGCATGCAAGCAGAGAGACATTTTGCAGGCCTTTCTTTCTGTGGTGGCTTTGGCTTTCGCTCTCATGGCTACTTAAATGCTCTTTCCACTGGTCAAACCGCAGCCTTGATGACCTATAAGGAGATACTGGAAGGGAGAAATTAAAAATGGATAATATTAATCAAACACTTTCCCATTCACCAATCTCAGTTTTAAGTAAGTTTGGTATTACCGTAAAAGGGCATCTTAAAGACCTGTTGGCATTCATTAATCTAACAAAGCTTCGTCGTAAGCACTTTCAGGCTGCAGCGGATGCTTTTATCGCTAAGGATCGGATGAACGAGCTTAGCGCGAAATTACATCCGTCAATTCAATACTTGGTTATAGACCAGGTCTACCAGGAGGCGGAGAATGCTAAAACCTACAAGCTAATTCCGGCTCCCGATGCAAAAATTGAAAAACCAGCCTATTTTCGTGCTGGTCAATATATATGCATTACAGCTGAAGTCGCAAAAGGAGTTGTAGTTAATCGTCCCTATTCCATTTCATCCGCTCCTGTGGATGCCCAAAATGGCTATTATGAGATCACGATCAAACGCAATGAAGATGGCTTTGTAGCACCTTATATCTGGGAGCATT carries:
- a CDS encoding NAD(P)/FAD-dependent oxidoreductase, whose amino-acid sequence is MKFNQTRQQFTSDYDCIVIGAGNGGLASALQLAKKGVRVLLVEQHNLPGGFASSFVRGRFEFEIALHEIADVGPYSTKQSLREMLEDDFGLNIEWVEVPEAYHLIIDEKKNPLDIKVPFGLTNFINTVEQIAPGSREAVTRYIAVCKEAIDGLLYLKQSRGKPNKLHLIKNYPSFIKTSAYTVEEVLDAMHISHEARSVLNGYWCYLGLPPNRLGFTLFGAMLNRYISTYGFIPRLRSHELTLKLAERFKECGGQIAFNTRVDKILVKDEQVYGIETHCQEVINSKYIICNLSPTVVFNKLIHPKTQVPKQALRECNARLHGSSAFVVYMGLDALPKEIGLDSYSYFIMDNHDINDIYNSFGRLEAPLGQATVCLNNAIPDCSPPGTSIVSITTLFQPHVWQGVRQEDYFKLKSEIAAGLIEKLEKATGASIRKYIEEIEIATPQTMARYTSSYEGIVYGYEPEPWDSIIARMKGMQAERHFAGLSFCGGFGFRSHGYLNALSTGQTAALMTYKEILEGRN
- a CDS encoding XylR N-terminal domain-containing protein; the encoded protein is MQASDLRGTEILDIDPNYGFPLFNSFRLAIFGLPFLEVLMSDLKEALGGAHASRILSRLGYRSGVVVATALRNLYNWTSDEELLRAGAFMKAKTGLAAEEITHLYLPNEKAQFSIKGKWIHSIEAQIYQQVADVSLNHGVCNILAGQASGFASAVLGVDVLVREITCIGKGDKECTFEGRPLNDWHLSENELQIFSALPSLPEEIAKLEDELSITYNRLLKTRQFVN